The segment TGGGCGATTGCCGATTTGTCTAAAAACACCTAGGAGCCCCCTCCTGCCCAGGACTTGGGGGCTCCAGGACCCTTTGTGAATGAAGGCTCTGCCCATGTCGGGTTCAGGGAGCGGGTGGAAGGGGTGGTGTCTGAGCTGGAGCTTGGATCAGCAGGTGACAACAGAGGGAAggaggcccagcacagagcagagaggCCTGGACACATGAGGCAGGACACAAATCGTGTGTCTTTAGCCACCCCCTGTGttgtcctctgtgtgtgtgtgttcactgtACAGGGGCTGTCCTAGACAGAATGCAGGTCCTCGGGGTGGGGGTTCAGCCATCCGCTCCCCTGCTGTGTGGCTTTCATCCCTGGCCCAGAGTAGGGCCCACACCCTGCAGGGGcagtgttgaatgaatggaatttATTATTGAAGAGCTTAGAACATGTCAGagttttgaagaagaaaacaaaacatctttaaaatgcagtCTTAAAAACTACACCCTCAGGTGTTCAagctttatttttcccatgtCCATTAAAAATTACAAGCACACCCCGCccaccccccccctcccccgtcAGTCTGTAAGATGGCCCCTGGTGGTAGCCAAGCGCTCCATCTTCCCAAGGGCCAACACGAGGGGCCAGATCTTTGCTGGGGTCCCAGGTCCCAGGAaggcctctcctgcctcctccccacagctccctgAGGCCCACAGCAACCAGCATCCAGGCTGCTGGAGAAACTTCTTTAATACAGAAAAGTGAGGGcagaccccatggctgagtgattacggttacatgcactccgctttggtagcccagggttcgtgggttcggatcccaggttcagacctactccactcatcagccatgctgtggagtcatcTACCTACAAAATacgggaagattggcaacggatgttggctcagggcaaatattcctcacacacacacgaaagTAATAATAAGACAGGAGAAAAAATGTGTTACAAgtaaatataacatttaaaaaaaagaaaagcgaTAGATCCTTGCTCACATTTCACTGGCAGTGTTAATTTTATGCTGTCACCTGGACACCTGGACCTGCTGTGGCTTAGGGAAGAGCTGACCACACGCCGTGACCAGGCAGCCCTGTCCTTCCCACCTGAGACCACTCCCAGGCCCCAAATGGAGAACCAGGGCGCTCTGAATGCTGCTCCCACCCAGAGAGACCCGCCTGAGGCTGGCGGGGCTCCACTTCCCAGCACCTGACCTGACCTGGCCACAGTCCGGATCCTGCCTGTCGGTCTTTCATCAGAAGCAGGGCGGATGGCACCCTCCTGGAAGCTCAGCTGCCCAGGGACCACCAATCAGTGGTCTCTGGACTCTGCAGCGTCCCCGCGACGGTCACCCAGCAGGCGCGCTCTGGGCACCGATCTCCGGGACGGCGTCACAGGAGCCCCTACCCCTTCCGACCCTTCGCCTTTGAATGGAGCCTCTCAAGCTGCCCTCTGGAAAATCAGGATCTGATCACACGTGGCCGTAGTCCTCCCTTGGGTCTCGTCGCCCTCCGCACAGGACCCATCCTCAGATTGCGCCCCGCCCCCGCGACGCGTCACGCCCACCAGAGTCAAGTCGACCCTCTCGGACCAATGAGCAGCGAGAGGGCGGGGCCCAATGCTTAGCATGCGTTAGAGCGCGGAGCCCGGACAGGAGGGGGCGGAGCGTGCGGTCCTGGCAGCCAATCGACGAGGACGGGGGCGGGAAGACCGTAGCCCATTGGTGGGCCGAGGGCGCTGGgcgcggccgggggcggggggcggtgcGGTAGCGACGCGGCAAGATGGCAGCGGCGGCGGGGCCGAGCCCTGGGCGCGTGGGCTTCGTGGGCGCGGGGCGCATGGCGGAGGCCATCGCGCAAGGCCTCATCCGAGCCGGTGGGTGCCGCGGCCGTGGGGCGCGTGGGGTGCCCGGACCTGGGAGCTAGCGGGCGTCCAACACCGGCCCGGTGTGGGAGGGACGGACCCACCTGCCCGGAAGGGTGAATTCCGCAGAATCCTGGGCGAGGAGCGAGGGCCCTCCGCGCCGGGTCCCCGGGGTGGAGCAGGGCCAGGCGGGCGTGTGCCAGGGCAGATGGCGGACTCTTACCCCGGGCTCTGTTTCCCTCTGAGAGCACAGGAGGAGGGGATGTGCGTGCATTGGCTTAGAGCCGGTTGTCCTTACAGTAGCCACGAGCCACAGATGGCCATTGGGCGCTTGAAATGTGTCTGGTCCGAATTCAGATGTGCTGTGTGTGTACAACAAAATATACGTCGGATTTGAAAGattaagcacacacacacaaaaagaaactaaCGCATCCTAGTAATTTTTAATACTGATCACATGTTGGAAGGATAATATTTTTGCTATGTTGgattagattaaataaaatatattgcgGTTAACTTCACCTGTTTCTTCTCACTTGTTTAAAGTGActactagaaaatgtaaagtTACACATATGGCTCGAATGGTATTTTCTGTTGGGCAGCACTAGCTTAGAGCGTGGGATCTCCTGCCAACTTTCTGGCCTCATGCCTTGGCCCacttgcttgacctctctgagcctccaagTCTTTTTCCTATTTGTATGCCAGCTCCACTCCTGGTGGCATGCTGCAGGATTTTTCAACCTCGGTAATATGGACATTTGGGGCCGGATAATTCTGCATCCTTCACAtctggcctctccccactagatgtcagtagcacccctcagttgtgacagccaaaaatcTCTCCAGGCGCtgccacatgtcccctgggggcagggggcggggcttGGGGAATCGTTGCTGGTTGAGAACTGCTGGTTTACAGCAGGGAATGGTAATGCTGGCCTAATTCTACTCCACAGTATTTAGAAACCTTTATGTGTAGACTATAGGCTGGCTTTCTGCCTTCAGCCGTATGTCAAGATCCAGAGGGATCAGAAAACAGTTTACTGCAAAAATACTTTACTGTCTCAGGTATTTTACTTGTGAAACCTGGCAGTATCACCTCCCTCCAGGGCTGTACGGATTCAGTGTTGAGCAGCACAGTACTGGTGTGTGTAGGCAGTGCACGGCAGCCATCCCTGTCATGATTCATCCACTCTATGTTCAGGTTGTGGGATGCATTTCTGCCTTCCTGTTAGACCTCACAGAAGTCTAATCTCCCCAGCCTTGTAGCCCACAAACACAGATGATTTCTACCAAATGGGCCCTTAGTCTCTGCTTGGACGTCCCAGCACAGACATATCCTGCTCCTGGGAAAGCTCAGCCCTCATtgggcctccctccccaccatgcccccctccccagccttcctgtccccagaggaggcagagctccCTGGGATCTGTGTCCTCAGTAGACGAAGCAAGCTCCTGGCCCCTGTGTCCAGCAGGGCCTCTGGACTCAGCAGCAGCAGGTGGGTGGCAGCGACTGCTGAGTAGAATCCAGTGGGTCTGATCGACTGTTCCTAGCTGCAGGGAGCAGCCCTGCCGAGCACTTGGGTTCTTGCAGAGCCTCAGGCCAGCCCGGGCCAGGACGGCCCAGGGTGGCTCAGTCAGGGGCAGGCCAGGCTGActcttcctccaccccacctcctcaCCGACTTCCCTGCCTTTGCCTTTCTCTCCAGGGAAAGTGGAAGCTCAGCACGTGCTGGCCAGTGCACCAACTGACAGGAACCTCTGCCACTTCCGGGTGAGCTGGGGCCCAGCTCTTCTGGGTTGAGGCTTCCCCCAGGGGCCCAGGGTGGCTCTTGGCTCCTGTCCCTCTGAGACACTTCTTGGGGCCAGGGAAGGGTATTTAGCTAAAGTTTTTagatgggctgggctgggctgcgcTGGGCTTGGGAAGGGGAGGTCAAAGGCCAGAAGGAAAGGCAGAGTCGTGGAAGGACAGGGCAGAgtaaaggggtgtgtgtgtgtgagtgtatgtgaaCCAGCacacacaagtgtgtgtgtgtgtgtgcatatgtgcacttgtgtgtgcatgtgttggggTGGGCAGGGATGGTCATGGGCACTCGCTGGTATCTGAGGCTCACAGGTGCTGACATCACGGGGCCCTATGAGGTGCCTGGTTGGGTCCTGAGCAAGAATGGGTGGTGTGGGTGAGTCTTGGACATTGGGAGTGGGGTGGTACGGGTATTTGCAATGGGAGAGACCCATAAGACCCCTGGGAGTGCAGGATCGTCTCCAGCAGGAAGGGCCGTGGTCTGGGAGGATGCCACACttacccccagccctggccctggcGCTCCCGGTGCAGGCTCTGGGCTGCCAGACCACCCACTCGAACCAGGAGGTGCTGCAGAGCTGCTCACTCATCTTCTTTGCCACCAAGCCTCACATCCTGCCAGCCGTCCTGGCAGAGGTGGCCCCTGTGGTCACCGCTGAGCACATCTTGGTGTCTGTGGCTGCTGGGGTCTCTCTGAGCAccctggaggaggtgagtggCGTGTGGAGGTGAGGTGGGGGCTGAAGCTCTGACCGCGGAGTAGGCTCTAATAGCCAGACTCGGTTTCCCACCCCTTGCCATCCCAGACTGGCCCCAGCCTAGGCTCAGCCCTTCAGAAAACCAGGTTGGGTGGGACAGGTGGCAGACAGCCTCCCAGCCAGCCTGCAGAGGTGGCCAGGTAGCCAGAGAGCTGGGGTTGGGGTTCCTCCTCGCACCACGCCTgggaagcagggaagggagacTGCAGCTGGCTGAGGCATGTGCCTGCCTGGCAGGGCCGATACCACAGGCTCCCTGACTGCAGCCTCTCTCTGGCTAGCTGCTGCCCACGACTGCACGGGTACTCCGGGTCTCGCCCAACCTGCCCTGCGTGGTCCAAGAGGGGGCCGTGGTGATGGCACGGGGCCGCCATGCTGGGAGCAGCGAGGTCAAGCTTCTGCAGACCCTGCTGGAGGCCTGCGGGCAGTGCGAGGAGGTGCCCGAGGCCCACGTGGACATTCACACCGGCCTCAGTGGCAGTGGCGTGGCCTTCGTGAGTGTTGTCTCATCCCCGGCCCTGCCCCCACAGGCCAGCCCTCAGCAAAGCCGGGCCTTTCCAGGTCCCTGCAGCCCCTGACCTCAGGACCCAGCGGCTTGGTCCCCGGGCTGCCCGTGAGCTGTGCTCTCTCCACATCACTGTCTTCCTGGCCCTTGAGGCCCAGGAGTGCTCCAGTCAGACCTCTGGGCTCAGGCCTCCGCCCTGGGCCCTGGACTGGTGGCTGGTGTTCTGGGCCTTGTTCTGAGGGTTCCAAGCCTTCTCCAGGCTGGGTGCTGTGTACAGCGGAGTGTTGGCTTTGATACCCTCTGTCCCCTCTCCTACAGGTATGCACCTTCTCTGAGGCCCTGGCCGAAGGTGCTGTCAAGATGGGCATGCCCAGTGGCTTGGCCCACCGCATTGCTGCCCAGACCCTGCTGGTGAGTGAGGGTGGCCCCAGGGGAGCGTGTGAAAGGGGGTGGGTCCATCTGCCTCCTGGGAGCTGTGGGAAGGGAAACAGCAGGCCTGAGAAGCTTGGGCCAAGATCTGGGGGATACATGGCGAAGCAGACTACACAGGGTGGGGCTGAGCTGGAGAAGGGGCTGCCCGCCCCCTGAATCATCAGCCCCCAATGCCGCTCTGCCCAGGGGACAGCCAAGATGCTGCTGCAGAAGGGGCAGCACCCGGCTCAGCTGCGGACGGACGTGTGCACGCCTGGTGGCACCACCATCTACGGGCTCCACGCCCTGGAGCAGGGCGGGCTTCGGGCAGCCACCATGAGTGCAGTGGAGGCCGCCACCTGCCGGGCCCGGGAGCTCAGCAGGAAGTGAGGCACAGGTGCTAGACAACGACCACAGCCCCCAGAACAGCCCGCCCACTCCCAGTCCCTCCTTCCCTGGCCCATCCCGGAGGACTGCGGTTCTCTCTAACCTGCAGGAGCCTCCCGGTTGCACAGTAAATGGGAGGGGACCCCTTCGTGAGGGGGGACTCCCCACCTGCTGTGGGACAGAAGGCACTGTGGTGTTGGCCCACTGGAAGGCGTGATGTGGTCTCTGAGGGCCCGTGTGTGGCACTGTTGGTCTGGTGCCCCGTGTGATCTGCTGGTTGGTTGAGGGAGGACTTGAGCGGCTGGCAACAAAAGCAGCTGGGGGGCCCTTCTGACACTGTCTGATTGCAGCCAGACCTGCTCCCTCATCTCAGCTCGGGGGCACAGGGACATATGGAGTGAAGCCTGCTGTGGGGTGGGGCCCCCAGAGGGAGCTGggccctggccctgccagccCCAGAGAGAGCGGCTGAGGAGCCCACAGAGCAGAGGGCCGTGGGGTCCTCTGCAGTGCTGCGGGCAGCAGCAGGCCAGGGGAGGAGCTGCTCCAGGTCTGGGAGGATGGGCCCTGGCCAGCCCGGGAACACAGCCCTGGCTGCGGCTGGTGTGGGCCCCGTCCCCCAGGCCCTCGGCTCCTGGCAAGTGGCAGGTGGAGCTGGCGCCTGACGCTTCCCTGGGTCAGGTCCTGGAGGGGCCTGTAATTGCAGGACTTGGCTCTTCGCATGTCTGTGAACGGACCAGTGGGCGAGGAAAGCCGGGAACTTGGGGCCCAAAGCAAGGCCATAGGGTCTTTAGGTTGGGGGCGGGCCGCCTGCAGCTCTGTCCTGGGCACTGCCTGAAGGCTCACTGGGGCCTCCCCATCCTACGCAGGCCCCAGAGTGCTGGCCCCTCGCTTCCACCAGTGGCTCCTGAGACTGCCAGCCACGCGGTGGACAGAGGCTTGGGGCCAGTTCCCCTCTGCCACCTACCAGCTGTGCGACCTGGGGCAGATTGTCTCCCATCTGGGCCTCACCATGCCGCAGTGCTGCtccttgctcccctccccccagctgcGCACCCACCCTGCCACTCCCTCCTTGCCCATCTGCCCAGAGCTGCCCTCCCTGGCGGTCTGCCTTCGacccacccagccagcccctagGTTGGCCCATCCCCCgggcctcccacccccaccctcttcctgccTGGCCTCTGCAAGCTTGACAGGCTGGCCCGTCCTCCGCTGGTGATTGCTTGATCTGACTCCGGCCTCTCTGCTTGTTGGAAGGGTTAGCCTGAGTCCATTTCTACATCTTGTATCTTTATCTGTGAAACAGAAGTAAAGATGCTGTCCTATAGCACGGAGTGCCCAGTATTTAACCAAATTCCAAGTGCCTGGAAGCACATCTCAGCCAAGGCCTGGGACGTTGGGCTCAGACCTCAGAGCTGGAGGGGTGCAGGTGGTGTTTGGGCAGAGGGCCATATGTCCCCATCACCTGAGAACTCTGCAGGGGCAGGATCACCGGCTTCCCCTGCACCCAACCTCACCCTCAGCTGGATGTCAGAGGTCCCAGCCATGCATCTTCTAACAGAACCCCTGGGGACCAgggtgggctcagctgggcagaagcccagccctgccccaagcAGGCCACTCCCTGAATGAGAGGTGCCTCGGTGAGCTCCCAGCCAAGCTGGAGGGGCAGCCAGAGGGGCAGCTGTGCCCCAGATGGTGATGGCCTGTGATAAGACATGTTGTTTCAAGAGGGCCCGGCCTCAGAAGGGCAGCTGCGGGGAGTCAGGGTCGCAGCCAAGTCTCTTCACCTTACCTTGCAACGCTACAATTACTTTTTCAAGAAACTGCTGAACATGAGAATGGTTTCTTACTTCATCAGTGTTGTCCATTTTTATCCTCTCCACCTTTTCAAGTTATGAGGTGTACTGGATCAAGAGTTACAAAAATAAGACTTTAGAACGGGGACGCATATGAAGTCGACACGTTCAACCTTTATTATAAAGCGCATCAGGCCATCTGACCAGGTGAACTCCGCCATCAGCGAGGTTGGGGGTGAAAGGGCCCCTCAACAGAGCATGTACCTTGCAAGCCCACAGTCCTCTCAAGGACATGCTTCTGGAGTCAGGCCACACCCGTGGCACCCTTGGGCTGGGAACAAACAGGGCTCTGCACAGCAGTCCCCTCTTGCACTCTGCCAATGGGCTGGGGGTCCCTGGAGGATGGCCCCTGAGCTTGAGGGCACTGCCCTTCCTCACACCACACTCTGGTATTTCCCCCGCAGCCCAAGTGGCGTGGGAGACGGTCACTTCCCAAGTGTGCAGCCCCCTGGGCAGGGCCACACTTCTCTGACTGCTGCAGCCTGGTCTCATCCCCCTAGACTCACAGATCGGGGGTGGTTTTAGTAGAAGCCTGCACCCTCAATCTTTCCATCCTCAGTGCCTTCCCTGCCCTGGCTCACTGCCAAGCCTACTGGCTGAGCTCCGACAATGACCCCGACTGACTAAGGACCACTTTTTGAAGAACAGTGACCTTGAGTATTCGTCAAAGGGCTGAGAACAGGACGGGGAGAGGCCAGCGGCTGCGTCCCTGAGCAGCTCCCAGTCTGTGGTGGTCCCCACACCCTTTAAAGGTGTGCCCTCCAGGGCAAGAAAGCCAGTTCCAGTGCCCAGCAGTCGGCAGGCAGACAATGGCTGCTGCAGGAATTCCAGGGCCTCAGCTCATAGCCCTCCCCCAGTGCCGTCCACCATCACTCCCATTAGCACAAACCAGGGGCATGCTACAAGGCCCTGGGCCCAGCGGGCAACCGCAGGGAAGGCCGGCGCCCCACTGGGACCACTTGAGCTGTTCTCCTGCAGAGACAAACTGGGGTCTCTCTGGGGAAGACTCTGGCCAGGCCGCCCCGTGATTTCCCACTGAGCTGAGCCCAGGGAAGTGGGTGACTGTGAGGCACTGGCAGAactgggatggggcccagggaTCACAAGGATTCGACGTGTTGCTGGGGCTGCCCTCAGGGCCAGGCATCCTGGCGGAGCAGCCATCTCCGTGTGTCAGGGGCCTGCAGCCTCCGCCCCGTGGCATGCACAGGACACCAGCGCCCCTAGGCTCTAGGGAGAAGACACTGTTAGAGGCCCAGCAGCTCCCCCTAGACCCACACTTGACAGGCACTCTAACTAGCTCCTCAAGGCCCCAGGCTGGCCTGTTCTCTGCCTTGTTTGTACAGTGCCCTTCCAGGCCCACGGGGACAAGCCAGAGCCATCTCCTGGTGTGCAGCCTCCGTTccccagaggggagggggttggTATGACGTGAAATCGCTCGGAGAGGCAGGTGAGAGGTCCTGTTCCTGACATCGGGTCTCAATACCAACTCCAGCCTCCCCTGCCCAGGCCCACAGAGGGGTAGACCCGGAAGGAGGACTCGAGAGGGAAACCATGGCAAGAGGGGCA is part of the Equus quagga isolate Etosha38 chromosome 16, UCLA_HA_Equagga_1.0, whole genome shotgun sequence genome and harbors:
- the PYCR3 gene encoding pyrroline-5-carboxylate reductase 3 isoform X2, with protein sequence MAAAAGPSPGRVGFVGAGRMAEAIAQGLIRAGKVEAQHVLASAPTDRNLCHFRALGCQTTHSNQEVLQSCSLIFFATKPHILPAVLAEVAPVVTAEHILVSVAAGVSLSTLEELLPTTARVLRVSPNLPCVVQEGAVVMARGRHAGSSEVKLLQTLLEACGQCEEVPEAHVDIHTGLSGSGVAFVCTFSEALAEGAVKMGMPSGLAHRIAAQTLLGTAKMLLQKGQHPAQLRTDVCTPGGTTIYGLHALEQGGLRAATMSAVEAATCRARELSRK
- the PYCR3 gene encoding pyrroline-5-carboxylate reductase 3 isoform X1; the encoded protein is MAAAAGPSPGRVGFVGAGRMAEAIAQGLIRAGKVEAQHVLASAPTDRNLCHFRALGCQTTHSNQEVLQSCSLIFFATKPHILPAVLAEVAPVVTAEHILVSVAAGVSLSTLEELLPTTARVLRVSPNLPCVVQEGAVVMARGRHAGSSEVKLLQTLLEACGQCEEVPEAHVDIHTGLSGSGVAFVCTFSEALAEGAVKMGMPSGLAHRIAAQTLLPPMPLCPGDSQDAAAEGAAPGSAADGRVHAWWHHHLRAPRPGAGRASGSHHECSGGRHLPGPGAQQEVRHRPQSAGPSLPPVAPETASHAVDRGLGPVPLCHLPAVRPGADCLPSGPHHAAVLLLAPLPPAAHPPCHSLLAHLPRAALPGGLPSTHPASP
- the PYCR3 gene encoding pyrroline-5-carboxylate reductase 3 isoform X3, with amino-acid sequence MAAAAGPSPGRVGFVGAGRMAEAIAQGLIRAGKVEAQHVLASAPTDRNLCHFRALGCQTTHSNQEVLQSCSLIFFATKPHILPAVLAEVAPVVTAEHILVSVAAGVSLSTLEELLPTTARVLRVSPNLPCVVQEGAVVMARGRHAGSSEVKLLQTLLEACGQCEEVPEAHVDIHTGLSGSGVAFVCTFSEALAEGAVKMGMPSGLAHRIAAQTLLAPECWPLASTSGS